Proteins from a genomic interval of Aminivibrio sp.:
- a CDS encoding RNA-binding S4 domain-containing protein: MRLDKYLKLARLVKRRTAAQEMVTLGAVRINGRQCKPAAEVRAGDVLDIAYPSRILTVEVLCDDENALKRGAPGGAYGVREERRADPAEKPW, encoded by the coding sequence ATGAGACTGGACAAATATCTGAAACTTGCCCGCCTCGTTAAGAGGCGCACCGCGGCTCAGGAAATGGTCACCCTCGGCGCAGTGAGGATCAACGGCAGGCAGTGCAAGCCCGCGGCGGAGGTTCGGGCCGGGGACGTTCTCGACATAGCCTATCCGTCGAGGATCCTGACCGTGGAGGTCCTCTGCGACGATGAAAACGCACTGAAGCGGGGCGCTCCCGGAGGGGCCTACGGCGTTCGGGAGGAACGGCGGGCGGATCCGGCGGAGAAACCGTGGTAG
- a CDS encoding sodium-translocating pyrophosphatase, whose amino-acid sequence MDFLLLLIVGITGIAALAFAFISYVRIDIFRVDNERISELSHIIHRGAMAFLYREYKWLLPFLLIVGVLLWVKIGGSAGFSFIIGGLCSAAAGYAGMVVATKANGKTAFAATKGMNEALTMAFKGGSVMGMSVVGIGVLGILFCYALFEDPTLITSFGMGASSIALFARVGGGIYTKAADVGADLVGKVEAGIPEDDPRNPAVIADNVGDNVGDIAGMGADLFESYVNSIIAAMAIGLAVFGSKGVVYPLVLAAVGILSAITGTTFVKVKDGGSASAALRTGTFVTGGIMIGGAFLVTLAMFREFALFWSVLSGVGVGVLIGFVTEIYTSGDYSSVKHIAESSKTGPATVILAGMAVGMKSTVIPVLLICAATLISFYFGGLYGIACAAVGMLSITGMALSVDAYGPIADNAGGIAEMSHLPKEVRKITDKLDAIGNTTAAMGKGLAIGSAALTALALFTAYAHTVKLTAIDLNDPKVMVGLFLGGMLPFLFSSMSIQAVGRAAEAMIDEVRRQFKEIPGIMEGTGKPEYEKCVDISTAAALKEMIVPGLLAILSPVVVGFALGAQALGGLLGGSIVTGVMLAIFMSNAGGAWDNAKKYIEEGNFGGKGTSEHAAAVVGDTVGDPFKDTAGPSLNILIKLMSVVALVLAPLFV is encoded by the coding sequence ATGGACTTTTTGTTGTTGCTGATCGTCGGCATCACGGGAATCGCCGCCCTTGCTTTCGCCTTCATTTCCTATGTGCGTATCGACATCTTCAGGGTTGATAACGAAAGGATCTCCGAGCTTTCACACATTATTCACAGGGGGGCAATGGCCTTCCTGTACAGGGAATACAAATGGCTTCTTCCCTTCCTGCTTATCGTGGGAGTGCTGCTCTGGGTCAAGATCGGCGGATCGGCCGGCTTCTCCTTCATTATCGGCGGACTTTGCAGCGCCGCAGCCGGCTACGCCGGCATGGTGGTCGCCACCAAGGCGAACGGCAAAACGGCCTTCGCCGCCACCAAAGGCATGAACGAGGCCCTCACCATGGCCTTCAAGGGAGGCAGCGTCATGGGCATGTCCGTGGTCGGCATCGGCGTCCTGGGCATCCTGTTCTGCTACGCCCTCTTCGAGGATCCGACCCTCATCACCAGCTTCGGTATGGGAGCCAGCTCCATCGCTCTTTTCGCCCGTGTGGGCGGCGGAATTTACACCAAGGCCGCCGACGTGGGAGCCGACCTTGTGGGAAAGGTTGAAGCCGGAATCCCCGAGGACGACCCCAGGAATCCGGCGGTCATCGCCGACAACGTAGGTGACAACGTAGGCGACATCGCCGGGATGGGTGCCGACCTGTTCGAGTCCTACGTGAACTCCATCATCGCCGCCATGGCCATCGGCCTTGCCGTGTTCGGATCGAAGGGTGTGGTCTATCCCCTCGTCCTTGCCGCCGTGGGCATTCTCTCCGCCATCACCGGAACCACCTTCGTCAAGGTGAAGGACGGCGGAAGCGCTTCCGCGGCCCTCCGCACGGGAACCTTCGTCACCGGCGGGATCATGATCGGCGGTGCCTTCCTCGTCACCCTTGCCATGTTCAGGGAATTTGCGCTCTTCTGGTCCGTTCTCTCGGGCGTGGGCGTCGGCGTGCTCATCGGTTTCGTCACCGAGATCTACACCTCCGGTGACTACAGTTCGGTGAAGCACATCGCCGAGTCCTCCAAGACCGGACCGGCTACGGTCATTCTGGCCGGCATGGCGGTGGGCATGAAGTCCACGGTGATTCCCGTGCTCCTCATCTGCGCCGCGACCCTCATCAGCTTCTACTTCGGCGGCCTCTACGGAATCGCCTGCGCCGCCGTGGGAATGCTCTCCATCACGGGAATGGCCCTGAGCGTGGACGCCTACGGCCCCATCGCCGACAACGCGGGCGGCATCGCCGAGATGAGCCACCTGCCCAAGGAAGTCCGCAAGATCACCGACAAGCTCGACGCCATCGGCAACACCACCGCCGCCATGGGCAAGGGCCTTGCCATCGGCTCGGCCGCCCTCACCGCCCTCGCCCTGTTCACCGCCTACGCCCATACGGTGAAGCTCACAGCCATCGACCTCAACGATCCGAAGGTCATGGTGGGGCTCTTCCTCGGCGGAATGCTTCCCTTCCTGTTCAGTTCCATGTCCATCCAGGCCGTGGGACGAGCGGCGGAGGCCATGATCGACGAAGTGCGCCGCCAGTTCAAGGAAATTCCCGGAATCATGGAGGGCACCGGAAAGCCCGAATATGAAAAGTGCGTGGACATTTCCACCGCCGCAGCCCTGAAGGAAATGATCGTCCCCGGCCTGCTCGCGATCCTTTCTCCCGTAGTGGTAGGTTTCGCCCTGGGCGCTCAGGCTCTCGGCGGGCTTCTCGGCGGCTCCATCGTCACCGGCGTGATGCTGGCCATCTTCATGTCCAACGCCGGCGGTGCCTGGGACAACGCCAAGAAGTACATCGAGGAGGGCAACTTCGGCGGCAAGGGAACTTCCGAGCATGCCGCGGCAGTGGTGGGCGACACCGTGGGCGACCCATTCAAGGACACCGCCGGCCCCAGCCTGAACATCCTCATCAAGCTCATGTCCGTTGTGGCCCTTGTTCTTGCACCCCTTTTCGTGTAA
- the guaA gene encoding glutamine-hydrolyzing GMP synthase: protein MDNIVILDCGSQFTQLIARRVRELKVHSEILPWDVSLGEIESRRPSGIIISGGPMSVTDEDAPAVPEGLFSLGVPVLGVCYGMQLITSMMGGRVTSGKAREYGRTEIAVSGKSLLFEGTPSSFEVWMSHGDHIEELAPGFSRVAETSKGVPAAIENPEKGIWGLQFHPEVVHTRFGTEILSNFLFRVCSCSPDWDLGNWIDIMVEEIRQKTGDDRVICGLSGGVDSSVAAVLTARAIGDRLDCIFVNNGLLRLGEAEEVLEQYKQLNLKVHYVDASRTFLSALAGVTDPEKKRKIIGETFIRVFEKEAARFEDAAWLLQGTLYPDVIESGHKGKNASVIKSHHNVGGLPEDMKLKVLEPLRDLFKDEVRSTGRLLGVPEAIVSRQPFPGPGLAVRCLGEIDGTRLDTLRRADAIFREEIASWEGYPSIWQAFAVLLPVKTVGVMGDSRTYSEVAVLRAVESHDGMTADWVRVPYDILDRTARRICNEVKGVNRVALDVTSKPPSTIEWE from the coding sequence TTGGACAACATTGTCATTCTTGATTGCGGTTCCCAGTTCACCCAGCTCATCGCCCGCAGGGTCAGGGAACTGAAGGTGCACAGCGAAATCCTTCCCTGGGATGTTTCCCTCGGGGAGATTGAAAGCCGCAGGCCGAGCGGCATCATCATCTCGGGAGGCCCCATGAGCGTCACCGACGAGGATGCCCCCGCCGTGCCGGAAGGATTATTCTCACTGGGAGTGCCCGTGCTGGGCGTCTGTTACGGAATGCAGCTCATCACCAGCATGATGGGTGGCAGGGTCACCTCGGGAAAGGCAAGGGAGTACGGCAGGACGGAGATAGCCGTGTCGGGCAAGTCCCTCCTTTTCGAGGGGACGCCGTCCTCTTTCGAGGTCTGGATGAGCCACGGCGACCACATCGAAGAGCTTGCACCGGGATTTTCCCGGGTCGCCGAGACATCGAAGGGCGTTCCGGCTGCCATTGAGAACCCCGAAAAGGGCATCTGGGGGCTCCAGTTCCACCCCGAAGTGGTCCACACCCGTTTCGGCACCGAAATTCTCTCCAACTTCCTTTTCCGGGTCTGCTCCTGCTCCCCCGACTGGGACCTGGGGAACTGGATCGACATCATGGTGGAGGAAATCCGGCAGAAGACGGGCGACGACCGGGTCATCTGCGGCCTGTCGGGCGGCGTTGATTCGTCGGTAGCGGCGGTTCTCACGGCCCGGGCCATCGGCGACAGGCTCGACTGCATTTTCGTGAACAACGGCCTGCTCCGCCTCGGCGAGGCCGAGGAAGTGCTGGAGCAGTACAAGCAGCTCAATCTCAAGGTTCATTACGTGGACGCCTCCCGGACGTTCCTGTCCGCCCTCGCCGGAGTCACCGATCCGGAGAAGAAGCGGAAGATCATCGGCGAAACCTTCATCCGGGTCTTCGAAAAGGAAGCCGCCCGATTCGAGGACGCCGCCTGGCTCCTCCAGGGGACACTCTATCCCGACGTGATCGAGAGCGGCCATAAGGGAAAGAACGCCTCGGTCATCAAGAGCCACCATAACGTGGGCGGACTGCCGGAGGACATGAAACTGAAGGTTCTTGAACCCCTCCGGGATCTCTTCAAGGACGAGGTCCGATCCACCGGTCGTCTTCTCGGCGTGCCGGAGGCCATCGTGTCCAGACAGCCCTTTCCCGGCCCGGGGCTCGCCGTGCGGTGCCTCGGCGAGATCGACGGGACGAGGCTGGACACCCTCCGCCGCGCGGACGCCATCTTTCGGGAGGAGATCGCTTCCTGGGAGGGGTATCCCTCCATCTGGCAGGCCTTCGCCGTTTTGCTGCCGGTGAAAACCGTGGGCGTCATGGGCGATTCCAGGACCTACTCGGAAGTGGCCGTTCTCCGGGCGGTGGAGTCCCACGACGGGATGACCGCCGACTGGGTCCGGGTGCCCTACGACATCCTCGACCGGACAGCCCGCAGGATCTGCAACGAGGTGAAGGGAGTGAACCGGGTGGCGCTCGACGTGACGAGCAAGCCGCCCTCCACCATAGAGTGGGAATAG
- the dnaG gene encoding DNA primase, with protein MQSDDVRRIKERLDIVEVIGDHVRLKKAGANFIGLCPFHEEKTPSFSVSPSRQTFHCFGCGQGGDIFTFVMEKEGLGFREALEILASRAGVTLSAAGRGEKRGRNLTDIMEMACSHYRDLLRGPEGEAARAYLARRNLPPETWERFELGWAPSSWDSLWNSLFRQGVQPKEALDAGLVLEGKGGLYDRFRGRVIFPVRDIAGRLLAFGGRLIDGEGAKYINSPEGVLYSKRKNLYLLHRAKEAARASGRLILVEGYMDAIRLHLGGFEETAASLGTALTEDQAALIRRLTDRCCICYDSDLAGQEAAMRGMYVLQKAGLDVRVVELPSGKDPDDLLSLPEGKDLFGKALESARPLILHHVYLRGEMLRSPEKRRKATDEILSGLGSLSPVDVAPYLARVASAMGIFPHELSSLLEDYRKRGAGRETTAPAKGKRAPAEKEHETDEVEAALCALLWKDDHIRRTADEIKVLSLLEDERLQTVAAALLSAPSRDEVEARWHSLGETFPLRAIARGGDWCEGLGENQAAWDVVLGILAKKKARREYERIREKLSRGEADREDLLRFREVAMLLKSNPRE; from the coding sequence GTGCAGTCCGACGACGTCCGCCGCATCAAGGAACGACTCGATATCGTGGAAGTGATAGGGGATCATGTCCGCCTGAAGAAGGCCGGGGCGAACTTCATCGGCCTCTGCCCCTTTCACGAGGAGAAGACCCCGTCCTTCTCCGTCTCCCCGTCCCGGCAGACCTTTCACTGCTTCGGTTGCGGCCAGGGAGGCGATATCTTCACCTTCGTGATGGAGAAAGAGGGCCTCGGCTTCAGGGAGGCCCTGGAAATCCTCGCATCGAGGGCGGGAGTGACCCTTTCCGCCGCCGGGAGAGGGGAGAAGAGGGGCCGGAACCTGACGGACATTATGGAGATGGCCTGCTCCCATTACCGGGACCTTCTCCGGGGGCCCGAGGGAGAGGCTGCCCGGGCCTATCTCGCGAGACGGAACCTGCCCCCTGAAACCTGGGAGCGTTTTGAGCTGGGGTGGGCCCCATCATCCTGGGACTCCCTCTGGAACAGCCTCTTCAGGCAGGGCGTCCAGCCGAAGGAGGCCCTGGATGCGGGGCTCGTGCTTGAGGGGAAGGGGGGACTCTACGACCGTTTTCGTGGCAGGGTCATCTTCCCGGTCCGGGATATCGCAGGGCGGCTTCTTGCCTTCGGAGGGCGGCTCATCGACGGCGAGGGGGCCAAGTACATCAACAGCCCGGAGGGAGTGCTCTACAGCAAGAGAAAAAACCTCTACCTCCTGCACCGGGCGAAGGAGGCAGCCCGGGCTTCGGGGCGGCTGATCCTCGTGGAAGGCTATATGGATGCCATTCGGCTCCATCTGGGAGGATTCGAGGAGACGGCCGCATCCCTGGGAACGGCCCTCACCGAAGACCAGGCAGCGCTCATCCGCAGACTGACGGACCGGTGCTGCATCTGCTACGACTCCGACCTCGCCGGGCAGGAGGCGGCCATGAGGGGGATGTACGTCCTCCAGAAGGCGGGACTGGACGTTCGGGTCGTGGAGCTCCCCAGCGGGAAGGACCCGGATGACCTTCTCTCTCTTCCCGAGGGAAAGGATCTCTTCGGGAAGGCCCTCGAATCAGCCAGGCCGCTGATTCTCCATCACGTCTACCTTCGCGGGGAGATGCTCCGTTCCCCGGAGAAACGCCGAAAGGCCACCGACGAGATTTTGTCGGGCCTGGGCAGCCTGTCCCCGGTGGACGTGGCTCCGTACCTGGCGAGGGTCGCCTCCGCCATGGGCATCTTTCCCCATGAACTCAGCAGCCTCCTGGAAGACTACCGGAAGAGGGGCGCGGGCCGGGAAACCACGGCCCCGGCGAAGGGAAAGCGTGCCCCGGCCGAGAAGGAACATGAGACTGACGAAGTGGAGGCCGCCCTCTGCGCCCTGTTGTGGAAGGACGACCACATCCGAAGGACCGCCGACGAAATAAAAGTCCTCTCCCTTCTTGAGGACGAACGGCTCCAGACGGTGGCCGCCGCCCTTCTTTCCGCCCCCTCCAGGGATGAAGTGGAGGCCCGCTGGCATTCCCTCGGCGAAACCTTCCCTCTCAGGGCCATCGCCCGCGGAGGGGACTGGTGTGAAGGGCTCGGGGAAAACCAGGCCGCCTGGGACGTGGTTCTGGGCATCCTCGCCAAGAAGAAGGCCCGCCGGGAATATGAACGCATCAGGGAAAAACTTTCCCGGGGGGAGGCGGACAGGGAAGATCTTCTGAGGTTCCGGGAGGTGGCCATGCTGCTCAAGAGCAATCCCCGGGAATAA
- a CDS encoding molybdopterin-guanine dinucleotide biosynthesis protein MobB — protein sequence MPLLIAVSGFKDGGKTTLALALLQEILSAGLSAGFVKHTGEDVLSPKGTDTGRASALGISAVYWGRDGALLETGTGEISREKILEFFPGKDVVIVEGAKNIPLPRIWVGSPEDLPPDVKGVFAFFDRTGAGGDGNRIFVPGREKELAGQIIEMYEKAEGDQPASLFVKGKRIPLKPFVSGMIAGCLAGLVLPLKGVNSLKGGAEIYLKQRK from the coding sequence ATGCCTCTTCTAATCGCTGTTTCCGGATTTAAGGACGGGGGAAAGACCACCCTCGCCCTCGCGCTGCTGCAGGAAATTCTTTCCGCCGGTTTGAGCGCCGGTTTTGTAAAGCATACTGGGGAGGATGTCCTTTCCCCGAAGGGGACCGACACGGGCAGGGCCTCCGCCCTCGGAATTTCCGCCGTCTACTGGGGCAGGGACGGGGCCCTCCTTGAAACGGGGACCGGAGAAATCTCCAGGGAAAAGATACTGGAATTCTTTCCCGGCAAGGACGTCGTGATCGTGGAGGGGGCCAAGAACATTCCCCTCCCCAGGATTTGGGTGGGTTCCCCTGAGGATCTGCCGCCGGACGTGAAGGGCGTATTCGCCTTTTTCGACCGCACCGGGGCGGGCGGAGATGGAAACCGCATTTTCGTCCCCGGGCGGGAGAAGGAACTTGCGGGGCAGATTATCGAAATGTACGAAAAAGCCGAGGGGGATCAGCCTGCCTCCCTGTTCGTGAAGGGAAAGCGGATTCCCCTGAAGCCCTTTGTCTCGGGGATGATCGCAGGATGTCTCGCCGGGCTTGTCCTTCCCCTGAAGGGAGTGAACTCGCTGAAAGGAGGGGCGGAAATTTACCTGAAACAACGGAAATAA